In one Streptomyces venezuelae genomic region, the following are encoded:
- the dxr gene encoding 1-deoxy-D-xylulose-5-phosphate reductoisomerase has product MSDSASPLADPHLVFDPLTGDGPRDIVILGSTGSIGTQAIDLVQRNPERFRVTALSAAGGRVGLLAEQARQLRVGTVAVADENAVPALREALKGQYAAGERLPEILAGPDAATQVAASDCHTVLNGITGSIGLAPTLAALEAGRTLALANKESLIVGGPLVKALAKPGQIIPVDSEHAALFQALAAGTRADVRKLVVTASGGPFRGRTKADLADVTPEDALAHPTWAMGPVITVNSATLVNKGLEVIEAHLLYDIPFDRIEVVVHPQSYVHSMVEFTDGSTLAQATPPDMRGPIAIGIGWPERVPDAAPAFDWTKASSWEFFPLDNDAFPSVGLARRVGELAGTAPAVFNAANEECVDAFLKGALPFNGIMETVTRTVEEHETAVTGGPGTSLTVADVLEAETWARARARELAAKTTAEARA; this is encoded by the coding sequence ATGAGCGACAGCGCATCCCCCCTCGCCGACCCGCATCTCGTCTTCGACCCTCTCACGGGGGACGGACCGCGGGACATCGTGATCCTCGGCTCCACGGGCTCGATCGGCACCCAGGCCATCGACCTCGTCCAGCGCAACCCCGAGCGCTTCCGCGTCACGGCGCTGTCCGCCGCGGGCGGCCGCGTGGGCCTCCTCGCCGAGCAGGCGCGGCAGCTGCGGGTCGGGACGGTCGCGGTCGCCGACGAGAACGCCGTACCGGCACTGCGCGAGGCCCTGAAGGGGCAGTACGCCGCGGGGGAGCGGCTCCCCGAGATCCTGGCGGGACCCGACGCCGCGACGCAGGTCGCCGCGTCCGACTGCCACACCGTCCTCAACGGGATCACCGGCTCCATCGGCCTGGCCCCGACACTCGCCGCCCTGGAAGCGGGCCGCACCCTCGCGCTCGCCAACAAGGAATCGCTCATCGTCGGCGGCCCCCTCGTCAAGGCGCTCGCCAAGCCCGGCCAGATCATCCCGGTCGACTCCGAGCACGCCGCGCTCTTCCAGGCGCTGGCCGCCGGCACGCGCGCGGACGTACGCAAACTGGTCGTCACCGCCTCCGGCGGCCCCTTCCGGGGGCGTACGAAGGCCGATCTGGCGGACGTCACCCCCGAGGACGCGCTGGCGCACCCCACCTGGGCCATGGGCCCGGTCATCACCGTCAACTCCGCGACGCTGGTCAACAAGGGGCTGGAGGTCATCGAGGCACACCTGCTCTACGACATCCCCTTCGACCGCATCGAGGTCGTCGTCCACCCGCAGTCGTACGTCCACTCCATGGTGGAGTTCACCGACGGCTCCACCCTCGCCCAGGCCACCCCGCCCGACATGCGCGGCCCCATCGCCATCGGCATCGGCTGGCCCGAGCGCGTGCCCGACGCCGCCCCCGCCTTCGACTGGACCAAGGCGTCGAGCTGGGAGTTCTTCCCCCTCGACAACGACGCTTTCCCGTCGGTCGGGCTCGCCCGGCGGGTCGGGGAGCTCGCGGGCACGGCTCCGGCAGTGTTCAATGCCGCCAACGAGGAGTGCGTGGACGCGTTCCTGAAGGGCGCCCTGCCCTTCAACGGCATCATGGAGACCGTCACGAGGACGGTGGAGGAGCACGAGACCGCCGTCACCGGCGGGCCTGGAACCTCCCTGACCGTCGCGGACGTCCTCGAAGCGGAGACCTGGGCGCGTGCTCGGGCACGCGAACTGGCAGCAAAGACGACCGCGGAGGCCCGTGCATGA